CCGGTCAGCCGCGCGGCAACGGCCTAGGCACCGCGCGGGATCTCCCGCGCCGGGTGGCAGTAGATTTCCCACTGACGGCGGGTCGAGCGGCGGGAGCGGCATGAGCGGGAGCGAGACTCGGCTGCGGGACGACTTCGAGGCGTGCTTCGGCGGGCTGGCCGCGATCGGCCAGGACCCGGCCGGCGGCTGGACCCGCCTCGCCTGGACCGAGGAGGACCGCGCCGCCCGTTCCTGGTTCAAGTCCCAGGCCACCGCCCGCGGCCTCACCGTCGACCAGGACCCCGCCGGCAACCTCTGGGCCTGGTGGACCGGATCGGCGGGCCGGTCGGGCGAAACTGGGCTGGCTGGGGGGTCGGGCGAGACCGGGTCGGCCGGGGGGGTGGGGACAACCGAGGGCAGCTCGCCCGCGGGTCGGCTACGCTCCCCCACCGGGGGGGTCGATCCGGAGCCGGGTCGATTCGGCATGGGCCCCGATCGGGTGGTCGCGGTCGGGAGTCACCTGGACACGGTCCGCCGGGGCGGGGCCTACGACGGCGCCCTCGGGGTGGTCAGCGGGCTGGTCGCGGTCGGGGAGCTGGCCGCGCGCGGGGTCGAGCCGCAGCGGCCGGTGGCGGTGGTGGCCTTCGCCGACGAGGAGGGCGGGCGGTTCGGGGTCCCGACGTTCGGGAGCCGGGTGCTGACCGGGGCGCTCGACCCCGACGACATGCTCGGGCGGGCCGACCAGGACGGGGTCACGGTCGCCGAGGCGATGGCCGCCGCCGGGGTCGACCCGGCCGGCCTGGGGCCCGACCCGGCGCGGGTGGGCCGCCTCGGCGCGTTCGTCGAGCTCCACGTCGAGCAGGGACGGGGCCTGGCCGACCTGGGACAGCCGGTCGCGCTGGGGACCGGCATCTGGACGCACGGGCGCTGGCGGCTCACCCTCAGCGGCGAGGCCAACCACGCCGGCACGACCCGGCTGCCCGACCGGCGCGACCCGATGCTCGGCCTGGCCGCGGCCGTGCTCGCCGCCCGCGCGGCCGCCACCGAGCTGGAGGCGGTGGCCACGGTGGGCCGGGTGGCCGTCGAGCCGAACTCCTCCAACTCGGTCCCTGGCAGGGTGTCGGCCTGGCTGGACGCCCGGGCCGAGCGGGACCAGACCCTCGACTGGCTGGTGGCCGCCTTCGAGGCCGCCGTCGAGGAGGCCGCCGGTCGCAACCGCCTGGAGGCCGATCTGACCTGCGAGTCGCGCAGCCCCGGGGTCGAGCTCGACCGGGACCTCTCCGCCCGCCTGGACACCTGCCTGCGCGCCAACGGCCTGGAGCCGCCGGCGCTGCCCACCGCCGCCGGCCACGACGCCGCCTCCCTGGCCGCCGCCGTCCCCACCGCCATGCTGTTCGTCCGCAACCCCACCGGCACCAGCCACAGCCCGTCCGAGACGGCCGACCTGGCCGACTGCCTCACCGGGGTCCAGGCCCTGGCCGCGGTGATCGAGGACCTGGCATGCCGCTGAGGCCCCGGCTGGGGTGGGGCGGCCTCGAATGAGGCGCCGGCTGGGGTGGGGCGGCCTCGAACCCGCCGGGTCGGCGCCGGGTCCCTGGACCGGGTGGGGCGGCCCGGAACCCGATCCGCCGGTGGCGGGTCCCCCGGTGGGGGAGCGTAGCCGACGCGGGCAGTGGCTGCCGGCGACTTCCCACAGCCCCGGCCTTGTTCCCGGCCTCGGCCCCGTTCCCGGCCTCGGCCGACCCCTGGCAGGCCGGGCATGAAGGCCTGGCACGCCGAGCTGGCCTGGTTGGGGCCGGAACGGGGGGTGGCCGAGCGGGTCCTGGTCGAGGTGGAGGGGGAGCGGATCGCGGCGGTGACCGAGGGGGTCGACCCGCCGGGCGGGGCGACCCGGCTGGGCGGGGTGACCATTCCTGGGATGGCCAACGGGCACTCGCATGCGTTCCACCGGGCGCTACGAGGGCGCACCCATCGCGGCCGGGGGGACTTCTGGAGCTGGCGGGAGCTGATGTACCGGGTCGCCGGGGCGCTCGACCCGGACCGCTACCTCGAGCTGGCCACGGCCGCCTACGCCGAGATGGCGCTGGCCGGGATCACCGCCGTGGGGGAGTTCCACTACCTGCACCACGACCCGGACGGCCGCCCCTACGCCGACCCCAACCTGATGGGGGAGTCGCTGGCCGAGGCGGCCGTCCGGGCCGGGGTCCGGCTCACCCTGATCGACACCTGCTACCTGCGGGCCGGGCTCGACGGCCAGCCGCTGGCCGGTCCGCAGGTCCGCTTCGGGGACGGCGACGCCGAGGCCTGGGCCGAGCGGGCCGGAGCCCTGGGCGACCGGCCGGGACTGCGGGTGG
The window above is part of the Actinomycetota bacterium genome. Proteins encoded here:
- a CDS encoding allantoate amidohydrolase; amino-acid sequence: MSGSETRLRDDFEACFGGLAAIGQDPAGGWTRLAWTEEDRAARSWFKSQATARGLTVDQDPAGNLWAWWTGSAGRSGETGLAGGSGETGSAGGVGTTEGSSPAGRLRSPTGGVDPEPGRFGMGPDRVVAVGSHLDTVRRGGAYDGALGVVSGLVAVGELAARGVEPQRPVAVVAFADEEGGRFGVPTFGSRVLTGALDPDDMLGRADQDGVTVAEAMAAAGVDPAGLGPDPARVGRLGAFVELHVEQGRGLADLGQPVALGTGIWTHGRWRLTLSGEANHAGTTRLPDRRDPMLGLAAAVLAARAAATELEAVATVGRVAVEPNSSNSVPGRVSAWLDARAERDQTLDWLVAAFEAAVEEAAGRNRLEADLTCESRSPGVELDRDLSARLDTCLRANGLEPPALPTAAGHDAASLAAAVPTAMLFVRNPTGTSHSPSETADLADCLTGVQALAAVIEDLACR